In Nocardia yunnanensis, one DNA window encodes the following:
- a CDS encoding NAD(P)/FAD-dependent oxidoreductase: MYNLEAEIETADVVIVGSGFGGLAAAKQLNKSGVRYVLISGTPEHLFQPLLYQVATGVLASDEIAPPIANILRKHRNGETRVGKVTAIDAPNAILTYDTAEGPRRIRYGKLIAATGASQSYFGRDDFADKTFSLKTIEDARALRAQITRVFEQAKDADPETRRRLLSFVVVGAGATGVEVAGQLKELAKRYFHLEDTVTLVEGAGVVLPPFGGRLSEYSKQSLEKSGVEVLVDTFVTDIEAGKVTVKSKDGVERGIAAETVVWSAGVAAGDFAKILAEATGCETDRAGRLLINPDCTVGGHADIFAIGDMTYLNGYPGQSPVAMQEGRHVADIIRGKKPAATPFTYWDKGSMAVISRFAAVTKINDKVKFTGLLAWVTWLAVHLFYLVGFRNRFAAVASWLVAFIGSGRPGFNEVEKKPAAKVSDRDRIAA; the protein is encoded by the coding sequence ATGTACAACCTGGAGGCGGAGATCGAGACCGCCGATGTCGTCATCGTCGGATCGGGCTTCGGCGGTCTGGCCGCCGCGAAGCAGCTGAACAAGTCGGGAGTTCGCTACGTCCTCATCTCGGGTACCCCCGAGCATCTTTTCCAGCCGTTGCTCTACCAGGTAGCGACGGGTGTGCTGGCTTCCGACGAAATCGCGCCGCCCATCGCCAATATCCTGCGCAAACACCGCAATGGTGAGACGCGCGTGGGCAAGGTGACCGCCATCGACGCTCCCAACGCGATCCTCACCTACGACACCGCCGAGGGCCCCCGCCGGATCCGCTACGGCAAGCTCATCGCCGCCACCGGCGCCAGCCAGTCCTATTTCGGCCGTGACGATTTCGCCGACAAGACCTTCTCGCTCAAGACCATCGAGGATGCCCGCGCCCTGCGCGCGCAGATCACCCGCGTCTTCGAGCAGGCCAAGGATGCCGATCCGGAGACCCGCCGCCGGCTGCTCAGCTTCGTGGTGGTGGGCGCGGGCGCGACCGGCGTCGAGGTGGCCGGTCAGCTCAAGGAACTCGCGAAAAGGTATTTCCACCTGGAGGATACGGTCACTCTCGTCGAGGGCGCGGGCGTCGTGCTGCCGCCCTTCGGCGGCCGGCTGTCGGAGTATTCGAAGCAGTCGCTGGAGAAGAGCGGCGTCGAGGTGCTCGTCGACACCTTCGTGACCGATATCGAGGCCGGCAAGGTGACGGTCAAGAGCAAGGACGGTGTCGAGCGCGGCATCGCCGCCGAGACCGTGGTGTGGTCGGCGGGCGTGGCCGCGGGCGATTTCGCCAAGATCCTGGCCGAGGCCACCGGCTGCGAGACCGATCGCGCCGGCCGGCTGCTGATCAACCCGGACTGCACCGTCGGCGGCCACGCCGACATCTTCGCCATCGGCGATATGACCTACCTCAACGGTTATCCGGGCCAGTCGCCGGTCGCCATGCAGGAGGGCCGCCACGTCGCCGACATCATTCGCGGCAAGAAGCCCGCGGCCACGCCGTTCACCTACTGGGACAAGGGTTCGATGGCGGTCATCAGCCGCTTCGCCGCTGTCACCAAGATCAATGACAAGGTGAAGTTCACCGGCCTGCTGGCCTGGGTCACCTGGCTGGCGGTCCACCTGTTCTACCTGGTCGGGTTCCGCAACCGCTTCGCGGCGGTGGCTTCCTGGCTGGTGGCCTTCATCGGCAGCGGGCGGCCCGGCTTCAACGAGGTCGAGAAGAAGCCCGCCGCAAAGGTTTCCGATCGAGACCGGATCGCCGCCTGA
- a CDS encoding LysR family transcriptional regulator: protein MELRQLAYFVAVCEELSFSRAASRCFISQSAISHQIARLERDLGVNLFERSTRSVVPTDATTRLLPLAKQMLSLESAIRAAVRASGPRIRLAANMSFATRSLSAIAGAREAHPGAEIEFVIKPFRQRIQAVADGDCDLALIRGSVDQPGLTVEQLWVEDPVIATSTAHPLVQRGGDVTLAELGAYPLLLPPESEQVLLHNVVRGAFADLPTGPAFGPPIPPDHTATMELINRPDAWTILYADSQTEGIATLRLTGHPLRIPVSAVTRSETRTSPIVTTLLAALRCS from the coding sequence GTGGAGCTGCGCCAACTGGCCTACTTCGTGGCGGTCTGCGAGGAGCTCAGCTTCAGCCGCGCCGCGAGCCGCTGTTTCATCTCGCAGTCGGCCATCAGCCACCAGATCGCCAGGCTGGAACGCGACCTCGGCGTGAACCTCTTCGAACGCTCCACCCGCTCGGTCGTCCCCACCGACGCGACCACCCGGCTACTTCCTCTTGCGAAGCAAATGCTGAGCCTGGAATCCGCCATTCGCGCAGCTGTACGGGCCTCCGGCCCACGGATTCGCCTGGCAGCCAATATGAGCTTCGCAACAAGATCGCTCTCGGCCATCGCCGGAGCACGCGAGGCGCATCCCGGCGCGGAGATCGAATTCGTCATCAAGCCCTTCCGCCAGCGCATTCAAGCCGTCGCCGACGGGGACTGTGATCTTGCTCTCATCAGGGGCAGCGTGGACCAGCCCGGGCTGACCGTCGAACAGCTCTGGGTCGAGGATCCCGTCATCGCCACCTCCACCGCGCATCCGCTCGTGCAGCGCGGCGGCGACGTCACCCTCGCGGAATTGGGGGCCTATCCGCTGCTGCTGCCGCCGGAGTCCGAACAGGTGCTGCTGCACAATGTCGTCCGCGGCGCGTTCGCCGACCTTCCCACCGGGCCGGCCTTCGGTCCGCCCATCCCGCCCGACCACACCGCCACCATGGAACTCATCAACCGTCCCGACGCCTGGACGATCCTTTACGCCGACAGCCAGACCGAGGGCATCGCGACGCTGCGCCTCACCGGCCATCCCCTGCGCATCCCGGTCTCGGCCGTCACGCGCTCGGAGACCCGCACCTCACCCATCGTCACCACGCTGCTCGCCGCCCTGCGCTGTTCCTGA
- a CDS encoding DUF1707 domain-containing protein, with amino-acid sequence MRASDKDREQIVDRLRVAMDEGRITLHEFDSRLQQVYSAKTYGELEPVLSDLPVQRASSGRVAKREPSSVPVWVKIMWTPWVFVNLLVLVIWLATGAGYFWPIWVEAPWGLALLIPTTIGIITQRDANRRRAEREQHPPQ; translated from the coding sequence ATGCGGGCCTCTGACAAGGACCGCGAACAGATCGTCGACCGGCTACGGGTGGCCATGGACGAGGGGCGGATCACGCTCCACGAGTTCGATTCCCGCTTGCAGCAGGTGTATTCGGCCAAGACCTACGGGGAGCTCGAGCCGGTGCTGTCGGATCTGCCCGTGCAGCGGGCGAGTTCGGGCCGGGTCGCCAAGCGCGAGCCGAGCAGCGTCCCGGTGTGGGTCAAGATCATGTGGACGCCGTGGGTGTTCGTGAACCTGCTGGTGCTGGTGATCTGGCTGGCCACCGGCGCGGGGTATTTCTGGCCCATCTGGGTCGAAGCGCCGTGGGGTCTGGCGCTGCTCATCCCGACCACCATCGGCATCATCACCCAGCGCGACGCCAATCGCCGCCGGGCCGAGCGGGAACAGCATCCGCCGCAATAG
- a CDS encoding aminoglycoside phosphotransferase family protein → MPKSLPTLPPDVAETIAEGFGERGTVWLAALSGVVEKLCGVWDLEVVGETFGGGTHSWVAPVRRGDGAVAVLKVPVVDEENFGEATGLYCYGGDGAVRLFEFDAGSGAMLLEWARPGTELLRQPGFPSLEGRAENIGKVEQACELYRRLRREPVEVPEGFPGLPTAAGMVEEWVRMFGKPEAAVAEVIPARLLERALERCAELAVPDGPLLVVNRDTHLGNIVAAEREPWLLIDPKAYLGEAAFDAGFLGMIQVQSDPTPEHARSVIARTAAALQVAPERAHAWAFLRSMEEIVWAVEDEEPEDLRLHLAVATALA, encoded by the coding sequence ATGCCGAAATCGCTGCCGACGTTGCCGCCGGATGTCGCCGAGACCATTGCCGAAGGGTTCGGGGAGCGGGGGACGGTGTGGCTGGCCGCGCTTTCTGGGGTGGTGGAGAAGCTTTGTGGTGTTTGGGATTTGGAGGTTGTGGGGGAGACCTTCGGTGGGGGTACGCATTCGTGGGTTGCGCCGGTACGGCGGGGGGATGGGGCGGTGGCGGTGTTGAAGGTGCCGGTGGTCGATGAGGAGAATTTCGGGGAGGCGACGGGGCTTTACTGCTATGGCGGGGACGGGGCGGTGCGGCTGTTCGAGTTCGATGCCGGGAGCGGGGCCATGCTGCTCGAGTGGGCGCGGCCGGGGACTGAATTGCTTCGTCAGCCGGGGTTTCCGAGTCTCGAGGGGCGAGCGGAGAACATCGGGAAGGTCGAGCAGGCGTGCGAGCTGTATCGCCGGTTGCGGCGGGAGCCGGTCGAGGTGCCCGAGGGGTTTCCGGGGCTGCCGACCGCGGCGGGGATGGTCGAGGAATGGGTGCGGATGTTCGGGAAGCCGGAAGCCGCTGTCGCCGAGGTGATTCCGGCGCGGCTGTTGGAGCGGGCCCTGGAACGGTGCGCCGAGCTGGCGGTGCCCGACGGCCCGCTGCTGGTGGTCAATCGGGATACCCATCTCGGCAATATCGTTGCGGCGGAGCGGGAACCGTGGTTGTTGATCGATCCGAAGGCCTACCTCGGTGAGGCCGCGTTCGATGCCGGATTCCTGGGAATGATTCAGGTGCAGAGCGATCCGACGCCCGAGCACGCGCGGTCGGTGATCGCGCGGACGGCGGCGGCATTGCAGGTCGCGCCCGAGCGCGCGCACGCCTGGGCGTTCCTGCGGTCGATGGAGGAGATCGTCTGGGCCGTCGAGGACGAGGAGCCCGAGGATCTGCGGCTGCACCTCGCGGTGGCGACGGCGCTGGCCTGA